The Lynx canadensis isolate LIC74 chromosome A2, mLynCan4.pri.v2, whole genome shotgun sequence DNA segment tggtgAGGGCACACACAAGGGTGGGGGTAGTCTGAGCAGGTTCTTGAAGATGAGGCTCCAGAGGCACATGATGTAGAGGGCCTTTTCTCAGCAGCTCACAACAAAGGGGAAGGAATAGAAAGAGCCTTATCGAAATATCAGGCAAGTTAGGGGATCTTGAATAGGTAcgaagcagaaagaaaagtaggGAATGTTTGAAACAAGCCTTGTGAAAAAACAGGGAATAAAAATGCCAACacatgaaaataaagtaaaatttccaGACATTATGGATGCTTCGCAGGGGAGGCAGGTGATTTTGGATTTATAGTGGTACCAAAATATGTGTGCTCTTCTCCGTAGTTATCATAAGACCAGCAGTATCTAGCGTAGCAGATGAACAGGGTCTTTCAGATTTGAAGTTTTATAAGGCAGATACGACAAGTGTTAAAGAATTCTGGATTATTCCAAGGGAATTATTGAGATCATAGACCATGGAATCCAGGAGTGATAGGGATAGGGGAGAAAGTAAGGTGAAGATACGGTGATCTGGCATCACTTCCGATCTTGAGGGACAGGTAACTATTGTATGAGTGTTTGAGTGAAAACTGAAAATGAGGAATTTATGGTGGGTGAATatgttttctgaattatttatttttggtcatgACCATTTCAGTTGACGTAAATGTCTGGGATATAGGAGCGAGTTGCTAAGAATGGGGCAGATGATAATTTCATTATTGGTTTAAGCTCTGAAGGAGCTATGAAAACAAAGAGGTCCATGGGCGACCAAATGAATAGTCACATAACACAGAAGGATGGTGGGGCTGGAGACTTAGAGAAAGACTAAGCAACCGTGTGTCCAGAGAGGGAGGACCAGGAATTGTGTGGTTGAGAGTGACAAGCACAAGTGAGAATAAATTGTAACAGAGAGCATCTTACAAAACCGTGGAGGAGAAACGATCTGGAGTAGATCCTGAGTTTTAACCTTGAACTTTCTGGTTCTGACACAAATCTATTTGATGATGTCCCAGGACACAGGTCAGACCTATCCCCAAAGGTAGAGAAGGAAGGTGGACGTACAAGATACCAAATAGAATGCTCCTAAGAAGGCAGGCCTCCTTTATAATTTTAATCCAATATCATGACTTATTTTTAtagagcaaaaggaaaagaagtatgaTGGTCAAGACTTCACAGAGGAAGCAACATGATTGTGGAAACCAATCCAAACTGAAATCTCGCTTAAGTGTCTCAATCCCTTTGAGGATGTCCAGCTATGTATTTAAGGCGCCAGTTACCAGAATCACAGCCCATCCTGGCAACGAGGTCAGATGCCATCACTGGGAGGGAACCTTGGACAAGCCCCAACAGGTGTGCTGGCAAAAGAGACTGCAAGGTCTCCAGGCCTGCAGCAGCACAGGGGAACCATTAAGCACTTTGGACCTTGCCAAAGCCTTGCAAAAACTCGCACCTCAGTGCACAGGTGGCTATCTGCCAGGTGTTCTTGCAGGTGGCCCGAACTCGAGCCCCATGCCCATCCCTGCCAGCTCTTCGGATTTGGCCAAGATGATTCCAGAAGCCGGTCTGGGTATCCCGCAGCTCACGTGCAAACAATTTCTGGTGACTGAGGAGgatatcaagaaacaagaaaagaaagtgaagacgGCAAGAGAAAGGCTGGCTACAGCACTGGCTATAGACAGACTCGCTAGAGAGGCAGAAAAAGTGAGGGGCCAAGAAGGACATCTTGAAAAACACCACGAATAAAAGGAGAGCCCTGTGCAGATGGAATGCAGCACAGCACTTTATTAATGTCTCTTTGCAGTGTCCATTGTGTCTTCGTGCTCTGAGCCCCTGAAACTTAAGTATGTACCAATACTTTCCTTGTATTAAATTGTATTGTGTGACACAATGgagacagtgatttttttttaagctgcgaGATTGGGTTTCCggtgaggggagaaaggagatcTTTCCTTTCTGTATTGTACTCTTGtcttcctttactttctttactgtgtcatttatttgtattttcaagtCAACCGAGTTATCAAAGTCACGGGATTATTTAGTGTTCTGGCCTCACAGAGTAAAACCTGCCTAGTTAATTTTGTGTAATATTCCAACAGATTCCaacataatatttcattaaagcTGTTATATCTATGCTCTCAAAGAAGATATGTTTGTAGGtctctatttttctgttctttgttgcATGTGAACTCAGAGGtcaacagaaagaagaaataagagacttcccattttttaaatacctgtaCGTGTTGAAAATTTGATCCATGAAAATTGATGTGCCATTTTGGAGATCATGATGTCAAGAGGGACTGTTCTCAGCATCTTTATCAGTGAGCCACTGCTTGTGGGGATTTAATTGTCTGTTTGCCCAACTAACCTGTGGCAATATTCAAATCCCTTCCATCATTACTTCTTTTGTCTCATGGATTCATCAATTTCTGAGAATGAATTGatagaaaataacagaatatttGTAGTATTTCTATCTTCCCTAAAAAGGAGTTATTTTAAGATTGAATCTTGAGGgacctggggggggctcagtcagttgagcatctgacttcggcccaggtcatgatcttgctgcttgtgagttcgagacctgtgtcgggctctgtgccgacagcttagagcctggagcctgcttcagattccgtgtctccctcactgtctgcccctcccccactcatgctatgtctctctctctctctctctctctctctcaaaaataaacattaaaaaattaaaaactaactgACTTAGATACActgattttctctcctttcctcatgACTCTTGTTACATTTTTCTGGGTTCACATTTCTGCTTCCTGATGAACATTCTCTACTGGTTCTATCACTGAAGGCCTGTGGCAGGTCAATGTTGAGtctttctgtatttcagaaagtgcttttatctttttctttgaaagatagTGTGCTGAAGTGTTTAATTTAGGTTCTTagtaattttttccttcctcGCTGCTTAGTCTTTCCAAGCGTCCATATCATTAGCTATAAAATGGGagtgcatggggcgcctgggtggcgcagtcggttaagcgtccgacttcagccaggtcacgatctcgcggtccgtgagttcgagccccgcgttgtcgggctctgggctgatggctcagagcctggagcctgtttccgattctgtgtctccctctctctctgccccttgcccgatcatgctctgtctctctctgtcccaaaaaaataaataaacgttgagaaaaaaaaaattttaaatgggagtGCAGCTGTCAAGGATGGTGAGTTTAAGTGAGATCGTGCACGCAGAGCTTGCCAGTCATGTTGCTTAGTAGATATTAAGTAGTCAGTAACGATactcttgttattattattataatctccagagaagacattctcagagactgcttgggactgAGGATGTGAACCTCACACCAAGTAAGTACGAATGGTGGTATCACTGTTACTTCTCAGCCCTTGTGTCTTCAGCCGTGATCGTCTGCAAACTGCGTAGAGATTGGGCCATCTGTTCCCATGAACCCAAGGCAGGACAGTATAGCTCCCTGACCCTGGGTCACTCTAGGCTGCTTCCTGGGgaacccctgctctctcttgttGGATGAAGAAAGACTGTCTGGCTTtgtctttagatttttttccccaatgagcTTTATTTGCCTTTAGATCCAAAGCAGACCCTGTATCTCTCTCCAGTCTTGGTATTACTCTGGGGACTGAGGCTTTCTGGATACCTAGTGATCCCAGCTCCAAGTCCCAAAGTTGATCATGGAGTCATTTATGACTCGCTTGTCTCCTTCTTGGACCATTTCCCATCGTGGGGGACCCATGATGGGAGAGGAGCCCCTGAGGTAGACTGGTATGGAAGTCCTGGTGCACCTGAGCTTCAGGGAATGAGGCGGTGTAAGGGGAactttgggggtggggcaagATGGAGGAACAGAGATGGCAGTGATGGCTGGCACAGAGGCAAGGGGAGGTGTGCTCCCAGGTTTCTAGGAAGAGAAACCTCACACTGAGGTGGGATATTGATTTTATACAATGACAATGtctgtggctcttttttttttttttttttttttttttgccagttctAGTGCCCTTGAGGGACGAAATGGCATAAAACCAAAAGACAGGGTTGCAGTTGCCCTTTGAGGACTTAGTGAAAGGGGAAACTTTTCATCTTGGTCCCCTGGGAACTAGTTAGGGGCCAAGTCAAGAAGGGCTCAGAGGCTGTGTCCGACCAATGTGGTTTATTCTATTCCAGCCAAGCTCCCTTGGAGCCGCAGGCAGAGCTCACTGCAACTTCAGGTCTAGGTGTGGCAGGTAATAGCCCAGGCTGTGTTGCTGAACCTCGTAGTCTCCCTCCTTCTTCCGCAGGCGGATGGTGACCTGCAAGGGCAAGGAGAGGGCATGAGAATGGTCTGATCCACTACATGGGACTCCGGGGACAGAGATGGCCAAAGCCACAGAGGCTTGCCTCCTATATCTCTCTCAACATAATTTTCTCttactccttcttttcctttcccttgtccctctttttttaaaaaaattttaagttcatttatttatttttgagagagagacagagagaatgagtgggaggagcagagagagagggagagagagaatcccaagtaggttctcactgtcagtacagagcccgatgtgcggctggaacccatgaagcacgagatcaagaccagagccgaaatcaagagttggacacttaaccaactgagccacccaggtgccactgctttgtctctctttttttaaatgtttttttttttaacgtttatttatttttgagacagagagagacagagcatgaacgggggaggggcagagagagagggagacacagaatcagaagcaggctccgggctctgagcggtcagcacagagcccgacacggggctcgaactcatggaccgcaagatcatgacctgagctgaagtcagacgcttaaccgactgagccaccgaggtgccccgttttgtctctcttttatctctttctcatcttctctcttccctttaactttgtttttctacCATTTTCTCTGATATCCCATTCataccctctccctccctctctccatctcactCATtcaccccctctcccttcctctccttccacacacaccccctctagcttaattgaggtataactgatgtACAATGAACCGCATACATGTAGAGCAAatgatttgataagttttgattataatttgaaccatcaccacaatcaagacaaGGAGTGCTCCTCATCCCCAAAAGTGTCTTCAAGCCCCTCTGTAATCACTCCTTCCTTGCCATTTGCAAGCACATTCTCATTCCCAGGCAACCCCTGATCTGATTGATATCCCTATAGATTAGCTTACATTCAACAATTTGCTTATAAACAGGATCATAAACTATGTATTCATTgttatctggcttctttccctccacattattattttaagatttatgcATGTCAGTGCATGTATttataattcattcctttttattgctgagtaatattccatcaggTGATAGATCATGGTTTGTTTGtctattcacctgttgatggacttctgggttgttttcagtttttggctagtaaaataaaagttactatgaacatttgtgcacaTGACTtggaatagattttattttattttattttattttattttattttattttattttattattttctgcacagtaaaggaaataatcaacaaaactaaaaggcaaccaatggaatagaagaagatatttgcaaatgacatattggataaaggattagtaaccaaaatctataaagaacttaccaacacaacaccccaaaaaacaaataacccagtgaagaaatgggcaaaagacatgaacagacactttttgaaagaagaagtccagatggctaacagacacatgaaaagatgttgaacattactcatcatcagggaaatacaaatcaaaaccacaatgagataccatctcacacctgtcagagtggccaaaattaacaattcagaaaacaacagatgttgggaaggatgtggagaaaggggaacacttttgcatgaccggtgggaatgcaaactggtgcagccactctggaaaacagtatggaggttacttaaaaaaaaaaaatagaactaccctataacccagcaattgtactactaggtatttatccaaaggatattttattatttctcttgcaTGAATTCCTAGGAGTGGAAAGGCTGGGTAGGTGTATGTGACCTTTAAAGATGCATCCAAGCTATTTCTCACTATTTGAAAGTTCTGGTTGTTCCTCATCTTCACCAACAATTATTatagtcagtctttttaattttatccacCCTTGTGTGTCACAATACCTCATTATgactttcatttacatttccctaatgactaatgttgttttaaagaaggaaaaagttggggcgcctgggtggctcatttggttaagtgtccaactttggttcaggtcaggtcctgtggttcatgactttgagccccacatcaggccctgtgctggcagctcagactctggagcctgcttcagattctgtgtctccctctctctgctcctcctccacttgtgctctaactctctcaagaataaataaaaaaaaaacattaaaaaaaaaaaaaggaaaaagcaagccacacacagactgggagaaaaaaatcacaaaacatatTCCCAGCAAATgacatgtatttataaaatataaagaattcttacaacccAATGATAAAAAGACAAGCAACCCTTCCTTCCTTACCAGGAAACAGCAGATCAGGCATGTGATGAGTACCAGGAGTCCCGCCAAGCAAATGAGGATGATGGCCCAGAAGGGGAGGTCTGGGGAGACAAGGGCTGGTGTTAGCCTCCTCCTGTCATTTTCCAGGGCTCCTGCTGTCCCTGCATTGTGCCTAACAGTCCCTGACCTGCCTTGGCCACCTTTCATCATCTATGACTCTGGGTACATGGGTCTCTTTGACCAGGTACAGCATCAAGACATTCCCGCCCCAATCTGGGTTGGAGCTTCTCTGAGGCTTACCTGAATTCTCAGTCAAGACATCATTTCTGTTGGGAGAATACCCTGGAAGTGAATGAAATGGAGAATGCACGTGAgtttgttttatgctttttaaataaaacttttcaaatgcACAGAAACATAGAATATCATAAACATACATCACCTAGGTTTAACAATGTATATTTCACCCgattaaaacattatttcatcCAATGTATAGATTATCAGCACTCACCACCTTTGCTTCATATTTTCACTGA contains these protein-coding regions:
- the LOC115503403 gene encoding methyl-CpG-binding domain protein 3-like 1, translating into MMVKTSQRKQHDCGNQSKLKSRLSVSIPLRMSSYVFKAPVTRITAHPGNEVRCHHWEGTLDKPQQVCWQKRLQGLQACSSTGEPLSTLDLAKALQKLAPQCTGGYLPGVLAGGPNSSPMPIPASSSDLAKMIPEAGLGIPQLTCKQFLVTEEDIKKQEKKVKTARERLATALAIDRLAREAEKVRGQEGHLEKHHE